In Manis pentadactyla isolate mManPen7 chromosome 8, mManPen7.hap1, whole genome shotgun sequence, the following are encoded in one genomic region:
- the LRRC18 gene encoding leucine-rich repeat-containing protein 18, translated as MAKGGKGPKGKKITLSVAKNCIKITFDGRKRLDLSKMGITTFPKCILRFSDIDELDLSRNMIRKIPDSISKFQNLRWLDLHSNYIDKLPESIGQMTTLLYLNVSNNRLTTSGLPVELNQLKNIRTMNLGLNHLDSVPTTLGTLKELHEVGLHDNLLSSIPKSISKLPKLKKLNTKRNPFPKAEGSDTFIDSIKRLDNLYLVEEKDLCGPCLRKCQQARDKLNRIKGMAMPTPRKANFSSLISPNSMAKESQEAWR; from the coding sequence ATGGCTAAAGGTGGCAAAGGCCCCAAAGGCAAGAAGATCACCCTCAGTGTGGCCAAGAATTGTATCAAAATCACATTTGATGGGAGAAAACGCCTTGATTTGAGTAAGATGGGAATTACCACCTTTCCCAAGTGTATTTTGCGATTCAGTGACATAGATGAGCTGGATCTTAGCCGGAATATGATCAGGAAGATCCCTGACTCAATCTCCAAGTTCCAGAACCTGCGGTGGCTGGACCTGCACAGCAACTACATTGACAAGCTCCCCGAGTCCATTGGCCAGATGACCACCCTGCTCTACCTCAACGTCAGTAACAACAGGCTGACCACCAGTGGGCTCCCTGTGGAGCTCAATCAGCTCAAGAACATCCGCACCATGAACTTAGGCTTGAACCACCTGGACAGCGTGCCCACTACGCTGGGCACCCTGAAGGAGCTCCACGAGGTGGGCCTCCATGACAACCTGCTCAGCAGCATCCCCAAAAGTATCTCCAAGCTCCCCAAGCTGAAGAAGCTCAACACAAAGCGAAACCCCTTTCCAAAGGCAGAAGGGTCAGACACATTCATAGATTCCATCAAGAGGCTGGACAACCTCTACCTGGTGGAGGAGAAGGACCTGTGTGGGCCTTGCCTGAGAAAATGCCAACAGGCCCGAGACAAGCTGAACAGAATCAAGGGCATGGCCATGCCAACGCCGAGAAAGGCCAACTTTTCCAGTTTGATCTCACCCAACTCCATGGCCAAGGAGTCCCAGGAAGCTTGGAGGTGA